The Arachis hypogaea cultivar Tifrunner chromosome 19, arahy.Tifrunner.gnm2.J5K5, whole genome shotgun sequence genome has a window encoding:
- the LOC112779939 gene encoding uncharacterized protein, with amino-acid sequence MEMSSPSMKREEADDKRRIPLYNPCYLLEEALNALLKCLGFETTTAAAAENKKKEEKNVHLKPHSDADLGDDDDISTLRICECDTNMKASYQQDEDPPSSTSQDDITTDSSLAARRRPVGDGRPGLSGGSGPQHN; translated from the exons ATGGAGATGTCATCACCCTCAATGAAGAGAGAAGAAGCTGATGATAAGAGAAGAATCCCTCTTTACAACCCATGTTATTTACTTGAAGAAGCACTCAATGCTCTTCTCAAGTGTCTTGGTTTTGAGACTactactgctgctgctgctgaaaacaagaaaaaagaggagaaaaatgTTCATCTGAAACCTCATTCAGATGCAGATCTTGGCGATGATGATGATATTTCAACCCTACGAATCTGTGAGTGTGATACCAACATGAAGGCAAGTTACCAACAAGATGAAGATCCACCTTCTTCAACTTCTCAAGATGACATTACTACT gaTTCAAGTTTGGCTGCAAGGCGGCGGCCTGTTGGCGATGGAAGGCCGGGACTTAGCGGTGGCTCAGGTCCCCAGCATAATTAA
- the LOC112779058 gene encoding laccase-15-like — translation MRITPSVLQFLGILFLNVLITTQALRHYKFVVRDAPFTKLCSAKNILTVNGEFPGPTLYVTKGESIIVDVYNRANYNITIHWHGVNQPRYPWSDGPEFITQCAIQPGGLFSQKVIFSEEEGTLWWHAHSDWSRATVHGAIVIKPKPGHTYPFPKPDREVPMILGEWWKQDVVKVFDDLVSTGADAAISDSYTINGQPGDLHPCSANETFKLNVEHGKTYLLRMINAAMQDLLFFAIAKHQLTVVGSDGSYVKPFKVDYITISPGQTMDVLLEANQPLDQYYMAAKAYSSAFNVRFDNTTTTAILQYKKGNYIIPSSISTPHMPSLPSFNDTNSSVNIITQMRSLADEAHPVDVPLNITTNLFYTVSVNSLPCPNGTICKGPRGNNRFAASMNNVSFQLPQNNNINILQAYYNNISGVFSENFPDVPPLLFDFTASNLSTFLRTPSVDTEVKVLEYGSTVELVLQGTNLLAGTEHPMHLHGHSFYVVGWGFGNYNKDKDPFNYNLVDPPYQNTVAVPKNGWVAIRFQTKNPGVWFMHCHLERHVSWGMAMTFIVKNGNNPGQQMLPPPPDMPRCN, via the exons atgagaATCACACCATCGGTCCTACAGTTCTTAGGAATTTTGTTCCTAAATGTTCTTATCACTACCCAGGCTTTGAGGCATTACAAGTTTGTG GTGAGAGATGCTCCCTTCACAAAGCTTTGCAGTGCAAAGAACATCTTAACAGTAAATGGAGAATTTCCAGGGCCAACATTGTATGTTACAAAAGGAGAAAGCATAATTGTTGATGTGTATAACAGAGCTAACTATAACATCACCATTCACTGGCATGGAGTGAACCAACCAAGATATCCATGGTCTGATGGCCCTGAATTCATCACTCAGTGTGCCATTCAACCTGGTGGTTTGTTCTCTCAAAAGGTTATCTTTTCTGAAGAGGAAGGCACACTTTGGTGGCATGCTCACAGTGATTGGTCTCGTGCTACTGTTCACGGTGCTATTGTCATTAAACCCAAGCCTGGACATACATATCCATTTCCAAAGCCAGATAGAGAGGTTCCAATGATATTAGGTGAATGGTGGAAGCAAGATGTTGTCAAAGTTTTTGATGATCTTGTTTCAACTGGAGCAGATGCTGCCATCTCTGATTCTTACACTATCAATGGTCAACCTGGTGATCTTCATCCATGTTCTGCCAATG AGACCTTCAAACTAAATGTGGAACATGGCAAGACTTATCTTCTGAGAATGATCAATGCTGCAATGCAAGACCTTCTCTTCTTTGCAATCGCTAAACATCAATTGACAGTGGTTGGAAGCGATGGAAGCTATGTGAAGCCATTCAAAGTGGATTACATAACAATATCACCAGGTCAAACCATGGATGTGTTGCTTGAAGCTAATCAACCTTTGGATCAATATTACATGGCTGCCAAAGCCTATTCAAGTGCTTTCAATGTTAGATTTGATAACACAACAACCACTGCTATTCTTCAATACAAGAAGGGAAACTACATTATTCCATCTTCAATAAGCACTCCTCACATGCCTTCACTTCCATCTTTCAATGACACCaattcctctgtcaacatcataACTCAAATGAGAAGCTTGGCAGATGAAGCACACCCAGTTGACGTGCCATTGAACATAACAACCAATCTGTTCTACACCGTTTCAGTTAACTCATTGCCATGTCCAAATGGTACCATATGCAAAGGCCCTCGTGGAAATAACCGGTTTGCAGCAAGCATGAACAACGTCAGCTTCCAGTTACCACAAAACAATAACATTAACATCTTGCAGGCTTATTATAACAACATAAGTGGTGTGTTCAGTGAAAATTTTCCAGATGTGCCACCACTACTATTTGATTTCACTGCTTCCAATTTGTCCACATTTCTTAGAACTCCATCGGTAGATACAGAGGTGAAGGTGCTTGAGTATGGCTCCACGGTGGAGCTTGTTCTTCAAGGGACTAATTTGCTGGCTGGTACTGAGCATCCAATGCACTTGCATGGCCATAGTTTCTACGTAGTTGGATGGGGATTTGGAAATTATAACAAAGACAAAGATCCTTTCAACTATAATCTCGTTGATCCTCCTTATCAGAATACAGTGGCTGTACCTAAAAATGGTTGGGTAGCCATAAGATTTCAGACCAAAAATCCAG GGGTATGGTTCATGCACTGCCATTTAGAGCGACATGTAAGTTGGGGCATGGCTATGACTTTCATCGTCAAAAATGGTAACAATCCTGGACAACAAATGCTGCCACCCCCTCCAGACATGCCACGCTGCAACTAA